A stretch of DNA from Streptomyces xanthii:
GGGTAAGGGCTCCGGCGGCACTTCGGATGTTTCGGCGTCCGACGGGGCTCTGGTGGGCGGACCGGTTCTTGGTATACCGTCCGGCCATTCCTGCCCCCGAGCACGGAGGAACCGACGTGTCGGATCCGCAAGTGTCGCCTCGTCGGACGCCCCGCGCCAGCACGCCGGAGCCCGCCGACGGACAGGTGGCCACCCTGCCCCCACCCCTTGAGAAGGCCGCCGCGGCCCCGTCCGCGGAGCCGGCCGCCGCCCGGTCCCTCCTGGCCACCGCCTGGCTGCGCATCCGGCGCAGCCGCATCGCCGTCGGCGCGCTGATCGTCGTGGCCCTGATCCTGCTCTTCGCGATCCTGGCCCCGCTGCTCACGCACCTCGAGGGCCAGGACCCGTACACCTCGCTGACCGGGCCCGACTACCTCGACGAGTTCGACACCCCGGGCCTGCCGCTCGAGTACTACCGGTACCCGTCCACCGAGCACTGGCTCGGCCTCGAACCGGGCCTGGGCCGCGACATCTTCGCGCGCATGGCCTACGGAGCCCGGATCTCGCTGATCATCGCCCTGCTGTCGACCGCCGTCTCGGTCGTCCTCGGCACCGTGATCGGCGCGGCGGCCGGCTACTTCGGCGGCAAGGTCGACATGGTCATCAGCCGGATCATGGACCTCTTCCTCGCCTTCCCGCACCTGCTGCTCGTCCTGTCGCTCACCCCGATCATGCAGTCCCGCCTCGGCGGCACCGCACTGGACCAGGGCAGTCTGCTGCCGGTCGCCTCACTGGTGATCATCCTCGGCTTCTTCGGCTGGGCCTACCTCGCCCGCGTCGTGCGCGGCCAGGTGCTGTCCATCCGCGAGCAGGAGTTCGTCGAGGCCGCCCGCGCCTACGGCGCTTCGCGCCGCAGCATCATCTTCCGGCAGATCATCCCCAACGTGATGGGCGTCGTCCTCGTCTACGCGACCATGCTCATCCCCACCAACATCACCGCGGAAGCCGCCCTTTCCTTCCTCGGTGTCGGCGTCAAGGACCCCACGCCCTCGTGGGGCCAGATGCTCAACGCCGCCCAGTCCGGCAACTGGTACCTGTCCGACCCGTGGTTCCTCGCGGTCCCCGCCGGCGCCCTCGTCATCACGGTCCTGGCCTTCAACCTCCTCGGCGACGCGGTCCGCGACGCCCTGGACCCCAAGTCCTCCCGCAACTGAACCCCCGCTGGAACACACCGCTCCTCACCCTCTTCAAGGAGACGCAGTGACTCGACGTACAGCAGCCGCGATCGCGATCGTCCTCAGCAGCGCGATGGCCCTCACCGCGTGCAGCGGCAGCAAGCCGGCCCCCGGCTCGGGCTCCCGCGCGAACGCCGACGCCTTCGACCCCGTCCAGGTCGGCAAGGGCTTCGACACCAAGGGCGGCAACGTCAACGTCCTGATGTCCGCGGACTTCCAGACCCTGGACCCGGGCAACAGCAACTACGTGCAGACCGCCAACGTCGGCCAGCTCTACTACCGCACCCTCGTCATGGCCAAGGAGACCGCCGGGCAGCCGCCCACCATGGTCCCCGACCTCGCCACCGACCTGGGCAAGGCCTCCAAGGACGGCCTCACCTGGACGTACACCCTGAAGAAGGGCCTGAAGTTCGAGGACGGCAAGCCGATCACGTCCAAGGACATCAAGTACGGCGTCGAGCGCACCTACGCCCGTGACGTCTACACCCAGGCGCCGCAGGAGCTGAACGCCGCGCTGACCGACGACACGTACAAGGGCCCCTACAAGGGCGGCGACTTCAAGGGCATCGACACCCCGGACGACCGCACCATCGTCTTCCACCTGAAGCAGCCCTTCGCCGAGTTCCCCGCCCTGGTCTCCCGCTCCAACACGGCGCCGGTGCCCAAGTCGAAGGACACCAAGCTCGACTACACCAACCACCCGGTCTCCTCGGGCCCGTACAAGATCAAGTCGTACGAGCGCGGGCGCACCATGAAGCTGGTCCGCAACGACCAGTGGGACGCGGCGACCGACCCCAACCGGCCCGCCCTGCCCGACACGTTCACCTTCAGCCTCTCCACGGCGCAGGCGACCATCAGCCAGCAGCTGCTCGCCGACTCCGACCCGACGGCGATCACCCTCGACAGCCAGGGCGGCCTCCAGGCCTCCGACGCCTCGAAGCTGAACCAGCCCGACGTGAAGAAGCGCACCGCCGCCGGCCTCCTCGGCTGCACCGACGTGCTGAACCTCAACACCGAGACCATCAAGGACCCGCAGGTCCGCAAGGCCATCGCGATAGCCATCGACCGCAAGGCGATCCAGGTCCAGTACGGCGGCAACCGCTTCGGCCAGCTGACCCAGTCGTACATCAACGACGCGCAGCGCGGCTACGTCGAGCAGCACACCGCCCTCGACCCGGCCGGCAAGCCGAACCCCGAGGAGGCCAAGAAGCTCCTCAAGGGCAAGGACTTCCCGAAGAAGCTCGTGTACGGCTACGCCGACGCCACCCCGCGCTACAAGAGCATGGGCAACACGCTCCAGCAGAACCTGAAGGCCATCGGCATCGACCTCCAGCTGCGGCCCATCCCGGCGGCGAACTACTACACGATCCTCGCCGGTGAGCAGATGCCCGACATCGCGCGCAGCGGCTGGTGCGGTGGCGCCGACAGCGGTTCGGTCCGCACCACGATCGACCCCAACATCGGCCCGAGCATCGACGGCAAGACCTACGGGTTCTCCAACATCCCGCGCTACTACGACAAGAAGCTCTCCAAGGAGCTGTACGAGCTGCGCGGCGCCAACGGCACCAGCGAGGAGCTCGGCAAGAAGTGGGCCGGCCTCTTCGACAAGATCATGCAGGACTACCCGCTGGTCCCGCTGACCCGCTCCTTCACCAACAGCGTCGTCGGTTCCAAGATCCGCGGTGCGCAGGTCGGCTACTTCTTCGGCTCGATCGACCTGTCGACCGTCGGCGTCGAGAAGTGACGAACTGACGAACCGACGAGCGAACTGACGAGACCATGACCAGATTCCTGCTGCGGCGCTTCGCCGCGATGATCGCCCTGCTGATCGTCATCAGTTTCGTGACCTTCAGCCTGTTCCAGCTCGGTCCGGCGGACCCGGCCGCGGCGGCCTGCGGCCAGGAGTGCACCCCTGAGCGTGTCGCCCAGGCCCGTGTCGCCCTCGGGATGGACCAGCCGTTCCTGTCCCAGTACGTCGACTACATGACGGGCCTGCTGCACGGCCGGTGGGTCGGTGCCCCCGGCAGCCAGACCCTGTGCGAATGGCCCTGCCTCGGCAAGTCGTTCCAGACCAACGAGAACGTCACCGCGATCATCGCGCGAGCCCTGCCGTACACCCTGTCCGTGGCCGTCGGCGCGATCGTCCTGTGGACCGTCGTCGGCGTCGGCCTCGGCATGCTCGCCGCGCTGCGCAAGGGGAAGTTCACCGACAAGGTCGTCGTCGGTGCCGCCTCCGTCGGCGTGTCCCTGCCCATCCCGGTGACCGGCCTGCTGCTCCTGCTGTTCTTCGTCAGCACGCTGCACGTCCTGCCGTTCACCACCAACGAGATCACCTCGCCGTTCGGGCCCGCCGGGCCCGGCGGCTGGGTCCTCAACTACCTGCTGCCGTGGGTGGCGCTCGCCGTCCTGTTCAGCGCCCAGTACATCCGCGTCACCCGCAGCAACATGCTGGAGACCTTCGGCGAGGACTTCATGCGCACCGCCCGCGCCAAGGGCCTGTCCCGGCCCAAGATCGTCTTCCGGCACGGCGCCCGGGCCGGCATCACGCCCGTCGTCACCATGCTCGGCCTCGACATCGGGCTGCTGCTCGGCGGCGCCGTCCTGACCGAGCAGATCTTCTCCGTCCCCGGCATCGGCTTCACCGCGGTGCACGCCGCCCAGTCCGGCGACCTGCCCGTGACCATGGCCATCACCATGATGGCCGCCTTCTTCATCATCGTCGCCAACGTCGTGGTCGACGCCGCCTACGCGGTCATCGACCCGCGAGTGAGGGTCAACTGATGACCACGACACCCACCCCCATGCTGGAGATCCGCGACCTGCGGGTCACCTTCCCGACCGACGACGGCCTCGTGCACGCCGTCAACGGGATGGACCTCACCCTGGCCCGCGGCGAGACCGTCGGCATCGTCGGCGAGTCCGGCTCCGGCAAGACCGTCACGAGCCAGGCCCTGATGGGCCTGCTGAAGGACACCTCCGCCCGGGTGAGCGGGCAGATCCTGCTCGACGGCACGGACCTCAACCCGCTGACCGAGGCGCAGATGCGCGCCTACCGCGGCAAGAAGATCGCCATGATCTTCCAGGACCCGCTCTCCGCGATGCACCCCTTCTACCCGGTCGGGACGCAGATCGCCGAGGCCTACCGGGTGCACAACCAGGTGTCCAAGAAGGCCGCGGCCGCCGTCGCCGTCGACATGCTCGGCCGCGTCGGCATCCCCGACCCCAGGAAGCGCTACTCGGCCTACCCGCACGAGTTCTCCGGCGGCATGCGCCAGCGCGCCATGATCGCCATGGCCCTGGTCTGCGAGCCGGAACTCCTCATCGCCGACGAGCCCACCACCGCCCTCGACGTCACCGTGCAGGCGCAGATCCTGGACCTGCTCGCCGAACTCCAGAGGGAGACCGGCACCTCGGTGATCATGGTGACCCACGACCTCGGCGTCGTCGCCGAGGTCTGCCACCAGGTCGTGGTCATGTACGGCGGCGAGTGCGTGGAGCGCGCCACCGTCTCCGACCTCTTCAAGGACCCGCAACACCCCTACACCCAGGGCCTGCTGGCGTCGATGCCGTCCCTCACCGGGCAGTCCGAGCGGCTGCGGCCCATCCCGGGCTTCCCGCCCTCGCTGCTCGCCCTGCCCGAGGGCTGCCTCTTCGCCGACCGCTGCCCCGAGGCGCACCGCGTGCCCGACGCGGCCTGCGCCACCAGCCGCCCGGCGCTCACCGGGCCCGACATCCACCCGTCGCGCTGCCACCTGACCGTCGCGGCACCGGCCCGAGAGGTGGCCCGATGACCACGACCCCGCTGCTCCAGGTCACCGACCTGACCAAGCACTTCCCGACCCGTACGAGCGCCTTCCGCTCGGGCGGCGTCGTCAAGGCCGTCGACAACGTCAGCTTCTCCGTCGGCGCCGGCCAGACCCTCGGCCTGGTGGGGGAGTCCGGCTGCGGCAAGTCCACCACCGGACGCCTCCTGATGCGGCTGCTCGAACCCACCTCCGGCAGCATCAAGCTCGACGGCCGCGAGATATCCGAGCTGCGCCGCGGCGACCTCCAGGACTACCGCCGGCGCGTCCAGATGGTGTTCCAGAACCCGTCGTCCTCGCTCAACCCGCGCCAGTCCGTCGGCAGCGCCATCGCCGCGCCGCTGCTCGCCCAGCGCATCAACCCGCCGACCGGCATCAAGGCCACCGTCCGCGACCTGATGGACCGCGTCGGACTGCGCCCCGACCACTACAACCGCTTCCCGCACGAGTTCTCCGGCGGCCAGAAGCAGCGCGTGGGCATCGCCCGAGCCCTCGCCCTGGACCCGAAGCTGATCATCTGCGACGAGCCGGTCTCCGCGCTCGACGTGTCCGTGCAGGCCCAGGTCATCAACCTGCTCGAGGACATCCAGCGCGACACCGGCGTCGCGTACCTGTTCATCGCCCACGACCTGTCCGTCGTCAAGCACTTCGCGCACCGCGTCGCCGTCATGTACCTCGGCAGGATCATGGAGCACGGCGACACCCGCGAGGTCTTCGACAACCCCCGCCACCCGTACACGCAGGCCCTGCTGTCCGCCGTGCCGCAGGCCGACCCGGACGCCGACCGCAGCGGACGCGTCCGCCTCGCCGGCGACCTGCCGAGCCCCGCGAACCCGCCGTCCGGCTGCGTCTTCCGCTCGCGCTGCCCGCTGCGCCTCACCCTCGACGAGAAGAGCGCGAGCCGCTGCGCCGACGAGGTGCCGGCCGGCAGCCCCGCCTGCCACCACATCGACATCGACATCGAAGAAAGGTGACATCCGTGCTGATCCGTGACGTCCGCCCCTGGGGCGGCGAGCGCAGCGACGTCGAACTGTCCGGCACCCGCATCGCCGCGATCCGCCCCCACGACCCGGCGGCCGCCTCGGCCGGCGAGGTCGTCGAGGGCCGCGGCCGGCTCCTGCTGCCCTCCTTCAGCGATGTTCACGTCCACCTGGACTCCACCCGCATCGGCCTGCCGTTCCGCCCGCACACCGGCGGCCCCGGCGTGTGGACGATGACGATGAACGACCGCGAGAACTGGCGCACGGCGGAGGTCCCGCTGGACGAGCGCGTCGCCGGCACCCTGGAGCGCATGATCGCCCGCGGCACCACCCGGGTGCGCTCGTACGCGCAGGTCGACGTGGACTGCAAGCTGGAGAAGTTCGACGCCGTCGTGGCCGCGAAGGAGAAGTTCGCGGGCCGCGCCGACGTCCAGATCATGACCTTCCCGCAGGCCGGCATCCTGCGGGAGAAGGGCACCGTCGACTACCTGGAGGCCTCGCTGAAGGCGGGCGCCGACGTCATGGGCGGCATCGACCCCTGCTCCCTGGACAAGGACCCCAAGCAGCACCTCGACATCGTCTTCGGCCTCGCCGAGAAGTACCAGGTCGAGGTCGACATCCACCTCCACGAGCCCGGCCACCTAGGCGTGTTCTCCACCGACCTCATCCTGGAGCGCACCCGCGCCCTCGGCATGCAGGGCCAGGTGACCCTCTCCCATGCCTACGAACTCGGCTCGATCAGCGAGTCCGTGAGCCGCCGCCTCATCGACGAGTTCGCCGAACTCGACGTCGCCATGGCCACCGTGGCGCCCTCGGTCAGCAACCAGCTGTCCCTCGCCGACCTCACCGAGGCGGGCGTCCGCGTCGGCCTCGGCGAGGACGGCCAGCGCGACTACTGGAGCCCGTACGGCAACTGCGACATGCTCGACCGCACCTGGCAGCTCGCCTTCACCAACAACTACCGGCGCGACGACCTCATCGAGATGTCGCTGGCCGTCGCCACCCTCGGCGGCGCCTCGATCATGGACCACGACGTGCCCCGCCTGAAGGGGATCGCCGACCGGCCCGGACTCGCGGCGGGCGACCGCGCCGACCTCCTCCTGGTCGACGGCGAGACCCCGAGCAGCGCCGTCATGGACCGCGGCACCGACCGCACCGTCCTGCACGACGGCGTCGTCGTCGCCGACCAGTTGGTGGTCACCGGGGTCTGAGAAGGGTCCGACATCTGGTTCCGCTTCCGTGCGGGGCGGCTCCGTGACGACGGCGCCGTCCCGCCGGACGCGTGTGCCGGGCCGCCCCGCACGGGAGCCGAACCGGGCGTCGGAAGGCTCGATTCCGGCGCTGGGGCTTGTTCCCGCACGGCTCTTGACGCCCCGGAACCCGAGGCCCCACAGTCGGGAGTTGCCCCGCCCGGTCGCAGCGACGCCAGGATCTCCGGCGTCCCGGTCGGGGCCAGTGACGCCCTCGCCGAAGCGTCCGGCCGGCCCACCCTCGCCCGCCGGGACCCTTCGGCCTGCCGGCCCACCATCCTCTCGCGCGGCCGCCGGCCCGCCCCCGCGTCCCCGGACGCCCGGCGCCGGCCCGCGCGCACTTCTTCCTTCCGCTTCCCCGGAGCGATCCGCGGAGTACTCCGCGGAGAAAAGGTGGTAGCAGGGCATGGCCGAGCACACACCGAACTCCCGCACCGCACCCCTGGACCCGCGGCACCGCGACCGCGTCTTCCGGCGGGTCGTCCTGCGGACCGTCCCCTTCATCACGATCGTCTACGTCATCGCCTGGATGGACCGCGTCAACGTCGGCTTCGCGAAGCTGACCATGCTGGACGACCTGTCCTGGAGCGAGGCCGTCTACGGCGCCGGCGCCGGCATCTTCTTTCTCAGCTGCCGGGATTGATTCGCAGTGCTCCGGACTTCAGGCCGGGGGTGAAGCGAGTTTGGTGGTGACGACGCGGAGCGTCGCGGTGGCTTTCCGGCGGAGCCGGACTTGCTGCGTGAGGGTGACATGTCGCTCGCGTGTTCCCGGCGACGGCACGGTTTCGCGTTGCTTAGTGTGATCGTCATGCAACTCCGGTACACCTTCAGGCTGTACCCGAACACCGCCCAGCAGGCCGCGTTAGCCAGGGCGTTCGGGTGCGCCCGTGTCGTGTTCAACGACGCGGTGCGCGCCCGCGAGGAAGCCCGAGAGGCCGGGCGGGCGTTTCCGACGGCCGGTGACCTGTCGAAGAAGCTGATCACGCAGGCGAAGCGGACGGCGGAGCGGGCGTGGTTGAGTGAGGTGTCCGCGGTGGTGCTCCAGCAGTCCCTGCGCGACGCCGAGACCGCCTACCGCAACTTCTTCGCCTCCCTCAAAGGCACCCGCAGGGGTCCGAGACAGGGTGCGCCGCGTTTCAAGTCCCGCAAGGATCACCGGCAGTCGATCCGGTTCACCGCCAACGCACGCTGGAGCATCGATCACGCGGGCCGGCTGAACCTGCCGAAGATCGGCGCGGTGACGGTGAAGTGGTCCCGCACCCTGCCCGCCACCCCGTCCTCGGTCACCGTGGTCAAGGATGCGGCGGGAAGGTTCTTGGCCTCGTTCGTCATCGACACCGACCCCGCTGCCGACCAGGCCCGGATGCCCGAGACCGAGGCCACCATCGGTATCGACCTCGGCCTCACCCACTTCGCGGTCCTGTCCACCGGCGAGAAGATCGACTCCCCGCGGTTCCTTCGCCGCGCGGAGAAGAAACTGAAGAAGACCCAGCGGGAACTGTCCCGCAAACAGAAGGGATCGAAGAACCGGGCCAAGGCCCGCCGGAAGGTCGCCCGCGCCCACGCAGTCGTCACCGACGCACGCCGTGAGTTCCACCACCAGCTCTCCACCCGCCTGATCCGCGAGAACCAA
This window harbors:
- a CDS encoding ABC transporter permease — encoded protein: MPPPLEKAAAAPSAEPAAARSLLATAWLRIRRSRIAVGALIVVALILLFAILAPLLTHLEGQDPYTSLTGPDYLDEFDTPGLPLEYYRYPSTEHWLGLEPGLGRDIFARMAYGARISLIIALLSTAVSVVLGTVIGAAAGYFGGKVDMVISRIMDLFLAFPHLLLVLSLTPIMQSRLGGTALDQGSLLPVASLVIILGFFGWAYLARVVRGQVLSIREQEFVEAARAYGASRRSIIFRQIIPNVMGVVLVYATMLIPTNITAEAALSFLGVGVKDPTPSWGQMLNAAQSGNWYLSDPWFLAVPAGALVITVLAFNLLGDAVRDALDPKSSRN
- a CDS encoding ABC transporter substrate-binding protein, which codes for MTRRTAAAIAIVLSSAMALTACSGSKPAPGSGSRANADAFDPVQVGKGFDTKGGNVNVLMSADFQTLDPGNSNYVQTANVGQLYYRTLVMAKETAGQPPTMVPDLATDLGKASKDGLTWTYTLKKGLKFEDGKPITSKDIKYGVERTYARDVYTQAPQELNAALTDDTYKGPYKGGDFKGIDTPDDRTIVFHLKQPFAEFPALVSRSNTAPVPKSKDTKLDYTNHPVSSGPYKIKSYERGRTMKLVRNDQWDAATDPNRPALPDTFTFSLSTAQATISQQLLADSDPTAITLDSQGGLQASDASKLNQPDVKKRTAAGLLGCTDVLNLNTETIKDPQVRKAIAIAIDRKAIQVQYGGNRFGQLTQSYINDAQRGYVEQHTALDPAGKPNPEEAKKLLKGKDFPKKLVYGYADATPRYKSMGNTLQQNLKAIGIDLQLRPIPAANYYTILAGEQMPDIARSGWCGGADSGSVRTTIDPNIGPSIDGKTYGFSNIPRYYDKKLSKELYELRGANGTSEELGKKWAGLFDKIMQDYPLVPLTRSFTNSVVGSKIRGAQVGYFFGSIDLSTVGVEK
- a CDS encoding ABC transporter permease → MTRFLLRRFAAMIALLIVISFVTFSLFQLGPADPAAAACGQECTPERVAQARVALGMDQPFLSQYVDYMTGLLHGRWVGAPGSQTLCEWPCLGKSFQTNENVTAIIARALPYTLSVAVGAIVLWTVVGVGLGMLAALRKGKFTDKVVVGAASVGVSLPIPVTGLLLLLFFVSTLHVLPFTTNEITSPFGPAGPGGWVLNYLLPWVALAVLFSAQYIRVTRSNMLETFGEDFMRTARAKGLSRPKIVFRHGARAGITPVVTMLGLDIGLLLGGAVLTEQIFSVPGIGFTAVHAAQSGDLPVTMAITMMAAFFIIVANVVVDAAYAVIDPRVRVN
- a CDS encoding ABC transporter ATP-binding protein, producing MTTTPTPMLEIRDLRVTFPTDDGLVHAVNGMDLTLARGETVGIVGESGSGKTVTSQALMGLLKDTSARVSGQILLDGTDLNPLTEAQMRAYRGKKIAMIFQDPLSAMHPFYPVGTQIAEAYRVHNQVSKKAAAAVAVDMLGRVGIPDPRKRYSAYPHEFSGGMRQRAMIAMALVCEPELLIADEPTTALDVTVQAQILDLLAELQRETGTSVIMVTHDLGVVAEVCHQVVVMYGGECVERATVSDLFKDPQHPYTQGLLASMPSLTGQSERLRPIPGFPPSLLALPEGCLFADRCPEAHRVPDAACATSRPALTGPDIHPSRCHLTVAAPAREVAR
- a CDS encoding ABC transporter ATP-binding protein is translated as MTTTPLLQVTDLTKHFPTRTSAFRSGGVVKAVDNVSFSVGAGQTLGLVGESGCGKSTTGRLLMRLLEPTSGSIKLDGREISELRRGDLQDYRRRVQMVFQNPSSSLNPRQSVGSAIAAPLLAQRINPPTGIKATVRDLMDRVGLRPDHYNRFPHEFSGGQKQRVGIARALALDPKLIICDEPVSALDVSVQAQVINLLEDIQRDTGVAYLFIAHDLSVVKHFAHRVAVMYLGRIMEHGDTREVFDNPRHPYTQALLSAVPQADPDADRSGRVRLAGDLPSPANPPSGCVFRSRCPLRLTLDEKSASRCADEVPAGSPACHHIDIDIEER
- a CDS encoding amidohydrolase family protein, with product MLIRDVRPWGGERSDVELSGTRIAAIRPHDPAAASAGEVVEGRGRLLLPSFSDVHVHLDSTRIGLPFRPHTGGPGVWTMTMNDRENWRTAEVPLDERVAGTLERMIARGTTRVRSYAQVDVDCKLEKFDAVVAAKEKFAGRADVQIMTFPQAGILREKGTVDYLEASLKAGADVMGGIDPCSLDKDPKQHLDIVFGLAEKYQVEVDIHLHEPGHLGVFSTDLILERTRALGMQGQVTLSHAYELGSISESVSRRLIDEFAELDVAMATVAPSVSNQLSLADLTEAGVRVGLGEDGQRDYWSPYGNCDMLDRTWQLAFTNNYRRDDLIEMSLAVATLGGASIMDHDVPRLKGIADRPGLAAGDRADLLLVDGETPSSAVMDRGTDRTVLHDGVVVADQLVVTGV
- a CDS encoding RNA-guided endonuclease InsQ/TnpB family protein, whose product is MQLRYTFRLYPNTAQQAALARAFGCARVVFNDAVRAREEAREAGRAFPTAGDLSKKLITQAKRTAERAWLSEVSAVVLQQSLRDAETAYRNFFASLKGTRRGPRQGAPRFKSRKDHRQSIRFTANARWSIDHAGRLNLPKIGAVTVKWSRTLPATPSSVTVVKDAAGRFLASFVIDTDPAADQARMPETEATIGIDLGLTHFAVLSTGEKIDSPRFLRRAEKKLKKTQRELSRKQKGSKNRAKARRKVARAHAVVTDARREFHHQLSTRLIRENQAIAVEDLSVVGLARTRLAKSVHDAGWASFLGMLKYKAERYGRTLIKVGRFEPTSQTCSTCGTKDGPKPLKVREWTCSACGTRHDRDINAALNIRQAAGLAASACGAQVRPEPVLAQREETGSHGFPTGNRAA